The stretch of DNA GCTGCTCACCGTGACCAACCTGTTCAGCGTGAAAAACTACGGTGAATTCGAATTCTGGTTTGCCCTGATCAAAGTGCTGGCGATCATCGGTTTCATCATCCTCGGTCTGGCGGCGATCTTCGGCTTCCTGCCGAACAGCCAGGTCAGCGGCGTTTCGCACCTGTTCGACTCCGGCGGCTTTCTGCCAAATGGCATGGGTGCAGTGCTGGGCGCGATCCTGACCACCATGTTCTCGTTCATGGGTACTGAAATCGTGACCATCGCGGCCGCGGAATCGAAGAACCCGGGCAAGCAGATCTCCAAGGCCACCAACTCCGTTATCTGGCGGATCGGTCTGTTCTACCTTGTGTCGATCTTCATCGTCGTGGCCCTGGTGCCGTGGAACGATCCGACCCTGGCCAACCTCGGTTCTTACCAGACCGTGCTGGAGCGCATGGGCATCCCGAACGCGAAAATGATCGTCGACATCGTTGTGCTGGTTGCGGTGACCAGCTGCCTGAACTCGGCGCTGTACACCTCGTCGCGCATGCTGTTCTCCCTCGGAAAGCGCGGTGACGCGCCAGCCATGTCGACCCGCACCAACAAAAGCGGCACGCCATACTGGGCGGTAATGCTGTCCACCGGCGCGGCGTTCCTCTGCACCTTCGCCAACTACGTGGCGCCGGCTGCGGTGTTCGAGTTCCTGCTGGCCAGCTCCGGCGCCATCGCGCTGCTGGTGTACCTTGTGATCGCGTTCTCGCAACTGCGCATGCGCAAACAGCGCATGGCCCGCGGCGAGAAAATCGTCTTCAGCATGTGGCTGTTCCCGGGCCTGACCTACGCGGTGATTATCTTCATCGTCGCGGCGCTGACCATCATGCTGTTCCAGGAAGCGCATCGCGTGGAGATCCTCGCGACTGGTTTGCTGAGTCTGCTGGTGGTGGCTGCCGGTTTGTTGGTGGCACGCCGTCGCAAGCTGGAAAAACGTGGCGCGGTGGTGTTGAACTGATCCGTAACGCGTAATGCAAAACGGCCGCTGTCAGTGATGACTAGCGGCCGTTTTTGTTTGTGCTACCGGTGGCGAAATATTCTGCGCTTCAGATCCGAATCAGTTTTGCTCTCGCGAGAGCATGAAGTCTGAGCTGCATTTCTCCCCGTCGAACCATTCATCCCAAGTTAGTTGCTTAAGAGATTTAACAGGTTCGTTTGTAGGGATTGCTGCTGAGTCTTCTGTTTTCGGGATTTGCCCGTCCTCGCGTGAATCTGCTGTCTTCATCTGACGTCCTTTTCTTGACCATACGTGAGCCTGAAGCGCAAAAAATTACTCGGCCTTGGGCTCGCCGTCTTCTACCGACTTGCCATAAGCGTCCAGCGCAACCCCGAAATCGGTGATGAACTGTGGCTCGCTCAGCCAGGCCTGGGCCTCTTCGATCGTTACGCCTTCGGCCCACATGCGGTAGTCGATCAACATGTCGGCGGCCAGGTGGGTGGCGGCCATTCCTTCGTTGTCGGCGTTTTCCATGTCCAGCAGCTCTGGATGGTCAACGATGACGAACGCCAGTTCGCGCAGCAGGGTCAGCAGCATTTCGTTGCGGCTAATGGCTTCGGCGTCGCGCATTTTGCTGAACATCGCCAGGGTGTATTCCGGGATCGGTTCGGCGAGATGGCCGAGATCTTCGTCCTGATCCAGCGGCTTACGGCCGACCATACGGATTTGCTTGGCTTTGGCCTTGGCGCGTTTGGCGCGTTTCTGTTGCTTGTTCAGGGATGCCATGGGAGCTCAGTTCTTCTGTTGGGTTTGTGCGGCGATCGCGTCGGACGCGGCCACATAGTCGGCCTGGAAGGCCGGGGATTCGATCCAGGCCAGCGCGCCGGCTTCATCGGTTTCTTGCGACCACTGGCGGTACTCGATCAGCGCGGCGAGGATGAAATCCATCGCGCCTTCTTCGCCTTCCTGCTCGAACACCAGTTCCAGCAGCGGGTCTTCGAGGAATGCCATGCACAGGGCTTGCTGGCTGATCTTCTCGGCGTCGATCATTTTCTTGAACAGTTCGGTCAGGTCCACCGACTCGAAATCGATGCGGTCATCGTTCGGGTCCAGCTCGACCGGCGCTTCGGCGCGCTTGGTGCGGTTCTGCTTGGCCTTGGTCTTGGCCCGGGCGGCGCGTTTTTGCTGCTTGTTGGCGGAGGCCATGGTGTGTTCCGTCGTGCGTGGAAAGGGCTCAGCTGCGCGGCACTGTCCGCCCGGGTGAGTCGGGGGCCAGCTCGCCGGTTTGCAGCCAGGTCAGAGCGATGGGCCATAGTGTGGCTTGGTATGCGCTGCGAAAAAAGGCGAAATGTCCGACGTGTTGTTCGCCGATGTCTTGCGGCTCGATGCGCAGGTGGGTTTTGCGTGCATGACTGAAGTAGTCGAGCAGGCGCTCGATGGCCGGGATTGTGCCGTAGGGGTCGTCGCTGATACTGATTGCCAGAGTGCGCGCGCGGACGTTGCCGAAAGGCAGTCGAGCGCTTTTTGCCATTAGCGCTCGACCGCTCGGGCGTCGCTCATAACGCGCTGTAGGCGTGCTCCAGTCGCGTACAACGCCGACTGGCGTGTCCTCCAGCCAGCCGAGTCGCTTGCCGGGAAAGTAGCCACAGAAGCGCGTCAGCAGTGGCATCAGCAAATGCCATTTGCCGAACATGCGCCAGCGCTGTTCCGGCGCATAGTCGCGCCAGTAGGCGAACTGCGCACCGACCGTCACCAGCCGACGAATGACCTGCCCGGACTCACCAAGCCCGGCCGCGCAACCGCCGAAACTGTGGCCGACCACGTCGATTGGCTGGCCGGGGAATTCCCGTTGAGCGCGTTTGAGCATCGCTTCGAAATCCAGCGCGCCCCAATCGGTCCACGAAGCCTTCAGTCCTTTCATTGAGTCAGGTCGTGATTCACCGATGCCCCGGTAGTCGTAGGTGATCACGTCGAAACCGTTGGCGAACAGATAATCGGCGAAGCGCGAGTAATGTCGGCAGCGTACCGAGGTGGCGGCGTTGATGATGACCACCGGGCGCTGGGCATCGAGCAGGGCGTGCCGCCAGGTGAAACCGCCGAGCACAAAGCCATCGGCGGCGACTTCCTTGAAGGCTTCACCGTGTTTCTCAGTCACAACCGGTGACTTTGACTGCATGTCTTGCGTTGCTGGCGCATCCTGACAGCTCATCGCTTTCGACCTTTTCGAGGAGCTGTCAACAATAGTCTTCGCGCCATCCGGGAACAATCCGCAGTTTCTATTCCGGGGATTGAAGGCTCAGGCGTTCTTCGATCAAGGCCTGTTCCCGATTGAGTTCGGCGCGCAGTTCTTCCTCACTCGGCAGTATCGTCTTGTAACTGCTGGCAAACAGTTGCTCATTGCCCTTGAGCATCGAGTAACGCGCGACCGAGTCGTTGCTCTCTGCACTCAGAATGATCCCGACTGTCGGCTTGTCGCCCTCACTGCGCTTGAGTTCGTCGTACATGCGCACGTACATGTCCATTTGCCCGACATCGCGGGCGCTGAGCTTGCCGCGCTTGAGGTCAATGATCACGAAGCATTTGAGCAGGTAGTTGTAGAACACCAGATCGATGTACAGATCGTCACCATCGGTACTGATGCGTTGTTGCCGAGCCACAAAGGAAAAGCCTTTACCCAGTTCCAGGAGAAATCCCTGCAGATGGTCGATGAGGGCCTGTTCAAGGCGACTCTCCCTGACCTTGCCTGCCGAAGGCAGCCCAAGAAATTCGAGCATGACGGGATCGCGAATGAACTCACGCGGATGGGGTTTCATGGCTGCAATGTTGGTGCTGGCTTCTTCGATCAGATCGGCTTTGTCTCGACTCATCAGCAGTCGCTCGTAGTAGAGCGTATTGATCTGGCGATCAAGGGCGCGGCTGGACCAGTTCAGATTGGCAGACTCTTCCATGTACCAACGGCGAGCCTTGTCACTGGTGACACCCAAAAGCCGTCGATAGTGGGTCCAGCTCAATTCGGAACGCACTGCGTTCCAAATTGGAAACAACTGATAAAAACTCCGCATATACCGCAGATTTCGATCATCAAACCCCTTCCCGAACTGCGCCGTCAAATCCTTCGCCAACAAGGCCAGCAGCTGCTTGCCATACCCCGCACGCTGGGCGCCTTGCTGCTCGAACTCGACAATATGCCGGCCGATCTGCCAACAGGTCTGCACTTGAATCGTATCAACCGCACGCAGCACTTTTTGCCGCGCCTGACGAATCAGTTCGCCCAACTCCCCCAGCAATGAATCGATTTTCGGGTCTTGCGCGTCAGTCGGTTTTACCTGGCTCATCGAGTCTTCCGCATCATTGGAAACAGACGCAAAGCATGCCAAGAGTCGCCGGCCGGCGATGTCGGGCGAGCCGGTGAATGCAGCAGGAAGACGGGATGGGTGTTGCAGGACGTTGCCGACAAAGACGTTGTTACGAGCGATGGTCTGTAGTCCATTTCGTACACGCGCCAAGTTCCAATCAATCTAAAACAAGCTGCGCGGAGCCAAATCTAAAAAAGGGTAACGATTGGGTTTCTCTGAACCCGGGAGTCGCCATCATGAAAAACATTCGTTCATTCATGCTGCCGTTCGCCGTTGTCGGTTGGCTGCTGTTGCCTGTCATGTCGCAGGCCGCCAACCTGGAACCGGTCGACAGTGCCGGTGTGCAAGTCCAGCAACAACAGCAAAACGGCATCAACTACCTGTCCGGCGGGATTGGCCTGGACGAGTCAAAAGCCATCCAGCAAACCCCCGGCTACAACCTGCACATGACCTACTCGGTCGGCATGCAGAACGAGTACGCCGCCAACGTCGACGTGACGATTGAAAAAGCTTCGGGGCAACCCGTGCTCACGCTCAATCAGGCAGGGCCGCTGGTGTATGTGCAATTACCGCCAGGCAAATACATCGTGCGAGCCACGCTCAATGGCCAGGAGCGGCGGGACGTGACTGACGTCGGCAGCGGCACGGCGCGCAATCTGGTGTTTCACTGGAGTTGAAGTGGCTGCTGATTGATGCAGTCGTAAAGCAAGGGCGCGGGTACAATCCCGCGCCTTGTGTTTTGTGGCGAAGGAAGTGCTGGTTTGAAAGGGATTATGCGTATTGGCTCAGCGATGAGCCTGGCTTTGCTGTTGGCCGGTTGTGGAACGATGATGGGGCGCATGAACGGTGATTCTGCAGAGCCGTACTACAAAGGCGTCGACGGCAACTTGCACTTGCTTGGCGTGAGAGGGGGAGACGGCATGCCGTCCGCGGTCATCTGTTACATGATGATTGTTTGCCCGCTGATTACCGTCGTCTCCCTGCCGGTAGACGCTGCGCTCGACACGGTCTTGCTGCCGGTCGATTACGTCAACACCCTCTGAGGGCAACCTTGATTTATCGCCGCGTGCGCTTGGCCTTCGGTTTGTCGGTCGGCTCGTGCGCCATTCGGTAAATCCATAATCCGAACCAGGCGATGGTCACCAGAAATACGGTGCCGATGCACTGCGACACGATCTCGAACCAATACATTCGGGGTTGTAGTGCCAGGGTGTAGGTATGACGTGGACCTGACCGATTCCATGTGGTGATGGAGCCGCTGATCAAGCTGTGGATGATCAGGTAAATCGACGCACAGATGAGGAAGGCGATCAGTACGCCGACGAGCACCGTCAGCCAGAACGCTACTCGACTCTGGCGATAGGGCGGCGGATGGGGCAGGGGCACGCGGGTTCTTTTCTGGTTCATCGAGTGGATGACCCTCTTCCATAAGGTGCGGCCAAAGTAGCGCGGATCGCCGTTGGCTGAAACCCGTCGACGTTGAAAACGCAGAGCGCAATTAAACTCGTGATGCCCGGGACGGATTTGCGTTTTTTCCGACAGCGCAAAAGGGCTGGAGTGAGCCGCCATCAAATCGCAGGCATAAAAAAACCCTGAATCTTGCGATTCAGGGTTTTCGGTATTTGGTGCCCAGAGACGGAATCGAACCGCCGACACGGGGATTTTCAATCCCCTGCTCTACCGACTGAGCTATCTGGGCAACGGGGCGCATTAAAAGGGTTTTTCGGATTTACGTCAACGACTTTTTTAAAATTTCTTAAATTAATTCCGTCGCTTACGATCCGACCCCCGATTTTGCGTGTTTACTCCGCAGGCGGAACGTAGCCTTCGGCCTTGGCGTAATCCTCGCCGGAGAAGTACTTGTCCATTTCGCCCTGAAGATATTTGCGATCTTCGGCGTTCATCATGTTCAGACGCTTTTCGTTGATCAGCAGGGTTTGGTGCTTTTGCCAGTCAGCCCAGGCCTTGGCCGAGACGTGGTCAAAAATATCCTGACCTTTTGCGCCCGGGAAAGGAGCGCGTTCCAGCGCGGGCAATTCTTCTTTGTACTTACGGCACATGATGGTGCGGGTCATGACGACTCTCCTGCGTTCAATACGGCGGCCGCGCGTTCGAGCAAGGTTTTGACCGGGGCAGCAAGGCCCAGGCGCGGCGGGGTGGCGAGGTTATACCAGAGCCAGTCGGCCTCGGCCACGTGATGGGCGGCCTCCTGTACCTGAACCAGCCAGGGTTCGATGGACAGCTGGAAATGGCTGAAGGTGTGGACGAGGCTTGGCAGCGCCTGCTGCTCGCCCATCGTCAGCGAGTGCTGATCGGCGAGATGTTGCAGGTCGTCGAGCTCATCGAGCTCCGGCAGGCTCCACAAGCCGCCCCACAGGCCGCTGGATGGACGGCGATAAAGCAGAATCGCGCCGTCGCCATTGGCCAGCATCGGCATCAGCGTGCGTTTTTGTGGGATCGCCTTGCGCGGCTTGGGGATCGGGTAACGAGTCTCCAGGCCAAGCATGTGCGCCTCGCAGCCCTTTTCCAATGGACACAGCAGGCAGCTCGGTTTGCTGCGTGTGCACAGCGTGGCGCCGAGGTCCATCATCGCCTGGGTGTAGGCGTTGACCCGATCGTGCGGCGTGAAACGCTCTGCGTTGGCCCACAGTTGCTTGGCGACCTTGGGCTCGCCCGGGTAACCCTCTTGCGCAGTAAAGCGCGCCAGAACGCGTTTTACGTTGCCATCGAGGATCGGCGCGCGCAGGCCCATGCTGATGCTGGCGATAGCCCCGGCGGTGGACAGGCCGATACCCGGCAGGTCGGTGAGTTTTTCCACATCACGTGGAAATTCACCGCCGTACTGGCTGACGACGATCTTCGCGGTCTTCTGCAGATTGCGCGCGCGGGTGTAGTAACCCAGCCCGGTCCACAGGTGCAGCACTTCGTCCTCCGGCGCTTCGGCCAGCGCTTGCACCGTGGGCAGCGCGGCCATGAAGCGGTCGAAGTAATTGAGCACGGTGCTGACCTGGGTCTGCTGCAACATGATCTCCGAGACCCACACCCGATACGGGTTGATGCCTTGCTGCCAAGGCAAATCGTGGCGGCCGTGGCGGTCGAACCATTCCAGCACCGCCGTGGAAAACTGCTCCGCTCTCATCGCTTGAACAGCCCCTTCAATGCGTTTTTCAGTTCAGGGCTGACTTTGTCGCCCAGCTTTTCGTCGATCTTTTCGCTGAGTTTGTCACCGGCCATTTTGGTCGCGACCTGACCCAGGCGTTCGTTGTCCACGCGGCAGGCCTTGGCGCCCAGTTCCAGCGGGCCACGGCAGCGTAGCGGCCATTCGATGCCGACGAATTTCTCGCCGACCTGGCAGGCCGGGTCCGGCATGGCGCTGGTGTCGCCTTCAACGACGATGCCGACGCGGTAATCCATGCCCAGTACCCGCAGGTCGATGTCGCCGTCAGCGTTGACGGTCATGCCGGGGATGCGCACTTTCAGGTCCGGGTTGCTGGCCACGCCATTACGGAAGGTCAGATTGCCCTTGAGTTCCTGGAACGGCGTGTCCTTGCCCCGTGGTTCGCCGCTGAGGGTTTTGCGGTTGAGGGTGGCGATGCCTTTGCACAGTTGCTGTTCAAGGTTGGCGTTGAGCAGCACGCCGTTGTTGATCACGAAACTGGCATTGCCGTTGAGGGTTTCGATCAGCGCCTGCTGGCTGTTGCCGCTGCCGGTGACGTTGCTGGTCAGGGTGACCAGGCCTTTGACCGGTGGGTTCTTGCCCTGGCTTTCGAGGATTTTCTCGACCGGCACGCGGTTGATCCGGGTCTGCAGGTTCAGCACTGGCGCACTCGGGCGTACGTCGAGGGTGCCCTTGGCTTCGAAGTCGCCGTTGTACAGGCCGCCGCGCAGGTTCTCCAGGGTCAGCAGGCCGCCCTGGCCGGAGGCCTTGAGCGCGGCGTTCTGGATCGGCAGCTTGTCGAGGGTCAGTTGGCCGAAGCTCAGGTCGGCGTCGACGTCGAGTTTGGCCAGGCGCTCGACCGGCAGCAGGCGCTCGGTGCTCCAGGCGCTTTTACTCGGCTTGTCCGGCAGCGGCGTGGAGCCAGCGCCGGCCATTGCATCCGCTTCGGTACTGGCGACTTCAGCCTGACGCACTTGCGTGGCGTTTTTGGCCTTGTCCGATTTCGGCGGCAGGTAGCGGTCGACGTCGAAGGTGTCGGCCTTGAGGATCGCCCGCAGCGACTGTTTGGCGAAATCTTCCACGGCAATGCGTCCGCTGAAGCTGCTGTCGTCGAGTTTCAGGTTGATGTTGTCGAGGGCGATGCTGGTCGGCGTGGCGGCCACGCGGCTGACCAGTTCGACCTTGCTCAGGCTGCCTTCGGCCATGGCCGGCAGGGTCTGGCCGATGCTGTCGACGAATTTCGCCATATCGAACTGGGCGATCGAGATCCCGCCCGTGATCTGTGGGGTCTTGTCGAGGTCGTTGACCTTCAGCTCACCCAAGGCGCGCAACTGGTTGGCGGAGATCTTGATCCCGGTCCATTCGGCGACGTTCGCGGCTTTGTCCAGCAATATCTGGCCCTGAGCGGAGAAGGTCATGGCCTTGCCTTGCAGCGGATCGCCAGTCAGTTCGCCGGACAGTTTCATGTCTTCGAACTTGTAGCGTTGCAGGGCGCGCTCGATGCGCAGCTCGCCGCTGAGCTCGGTGCGCACTCGCAGCACAGGCTGATTGGTGCTGAGGAACGCCGTGGCTTTCAGCGGAATATTGGTCGAATCGTGTACCGCGCCGGTGCTCAGCTGGATGCTTTCGGCGCTGTATTGCTTGCCGGTCTGCTCGTCGTTGTATTCAACGCGGGCGTTGTTGACGGTCAGGCTGTCAATGTCGAGGCGGATCGGCTGCGGCGGTTTTTCCGGTTGGGCGCTGGCCTCTGCAACAGGAGCGCTGGCAGGCGGCGGGCTGCCGGCAGGTGTGGCAGGAGGCGGCAGCTTGCCGATGTCTTCCCAGTTGCCGTGGCCGTTCTTGTCGCGTTTCAGGCGCAGGTTCAAGCCTTCGACACGCACGTCGCTCATCTGCACTTCACGGCGCAACAGCGGCAATACGCGTACGGACAGGCCGAGCATCTGCAGATCGGCATACGGTTCGGTCGGATTGATCAGGGTGGCGATGCTGGCCTCGTGCAGTTCCAGGCCGAGCCAGGGGAACAGGCTCCAGCCGATATCGCCATTGAGCGTCAGCTCGATGTGGGCCTTGTCGCGGGCTATCTGGCGGATCTCGTCTTTGTAGTCGTTGGGATCAAAGAGGTGGGTCAGGGCGAAGCCCGCCGCCACAATGATCAGCAACAGCCCGAGAAGTACCAGACCCAGGATTTTGCCGAACGCTTTCATGGGCGAGTCCTTGTAATTAGTCGAATTCGTAATTTAGCCGGGGAGTATAGCGCTGCATCCGCCCGGTTCGGGGCGCAGTCATGTAGCGATTACTTCCAGCGGCACTTGCAGTTTGGCGGCCAGCGCCTGCGCTTCAAGGTGTCCGGCAGGGGCCAGCAGATGCAGTTGCGCACCCGCTTGCGACGCCATTTTCTGCGCTTGGTTCACCAACCGCTCGGCCACGCCACGGCGCCGGGTAACTTTTCGCACACATAAATGGGACAAATACCAAACGGTGTCATGCCTTGTCAGGCGAGCCGCACCGAGCAGGCGATCATTGAAACGTCCTGCAATCAAAGACCCGTCAGCCAGGCTGCTTTCGATCAACTGGGTGTCCCCGGAATACGGCGTGAACAGCCATTGCGGGGCGTCACGATAGATTTTCTGCAGATCCTGTTGATCCTGGTAATTGGCATCGTTCAGCGCTTGGACAACGATCGGCATGGCTTTTTCCTAAGAAGAACGAGATCAGATGACACGAAAAAGGTGATATCAGTTTGGTTTTTCTGTCACGTGCAAATGGTAACCTTCGCCAGTTCGTCCGTCCTTCTGCGACGTAACGTCGCGCCTTCAAGGAGCTTCACCTAAAAAACGGTCATGCCTGCGTGCATCAAGGCCGAGGGTGAACAGTGGCTGGCGAACCATACTAATAATTGGGGGATACACAATGAGCACGAGCATCACGGCGGGCGGCCTGCAAGTCGACCAGCCCGCGTTCCTGTCCAAGGAACGCATCATCGCCAAGCCCGGTTTCAACCGCTGGCTGGTTCCACCGGCCGCTCTGGCCATTCACCTGTGCATCGGCATGGCCTATGGCTTCTCGGTGTTCTGGTTGCCGCTGTCCAAGGCGCTGGGCGTTACCGCTCCGGTGGCTTGCGCACCGGACATGAGCTTCATCGCACAAGTATTTTCGTCGCAATGCGACTGGCCGATCTCGATGCTCGGCTGGATCTACACCCTGTTCTTCATCTTCCTCGGCTGCTCCGCAGCAATCTGGGGCGGCTGGCTGGAACATGCCGGGCCACGCAAGGCTGGCGTTGTGTCGGCACTGTGCTGGTGCGGCGGTCTGCTGATCTCGGCGCTGGGTATCTATACCCACCAGATCTGGCTGATGTGGATCGGCTCCGGGGTGATCGGTGGTATCGGTCTGGGGCTGGGCTATATCTCGCCGGTGTCGACCCTGATCAAGTGGTTCCCGGACAAGCGCGGCATGGCCACTGGCATGGCGATCATGGGCTTCGGTGGCGGCGCGATGGTCGGTGCACCGCTGGCCGCAGCGCTGATGGGCCACTTCGCTTCGCCAACCAGCGTCGGCGTGTGGCAGAGCTTCCTGGTGATGGCCGCGATTTACTTCGTGTTCATGATCGGTGGGGCGTTGTCCTACCGTGTGCCGCCAACCGGCTGGAAGCCTGAAGGCTGGACCGCTCCGGCGAAAAAAGCGTCGAACTCGATGATCACCCACCGTCACGTGCACGTGAATGTGGCGTGGAAAACCCCGCAATTCCGTCTGGTGTGGCTGGTGCTGTGCCTGAACGTGTCTGCCGGTATCGGCATCCTCGGCATGGCTTCGCCACTGCTGCAGGAAGTGTTCGGCGGCAAACTGCTGGGCGTTGACGTGCCGTTCGGTCAACTGGACGCCGGGCAGCTGGCTTCGATTGCCGCGATTGCTGCCGGTTTCACCGGTCTGCTGAGCCTGTTCAACATCGGTGGCCGGTTCTTCTGGGCTTCGTTCTCGGACTATCTGGGTCGCAAAAACACCTACTTCGTGTTCTTCGCCCTCGGTTTTGCTCTGTACGCACTGATCCCGAACATGGGTCATCTGGGCAACGTTGCGCTGTTCGTGGCGGCGTTCTGCATCATCCTGTCGATGTACGGCGGTGGTTTCGCGACCGTTCCGGCGTATCTGGCCGATCTGTTCGGTACGCAAATGGTCGGCGCGATCCATGGTCGCCTGCTGACCGCCTGGGCTGCGGCCGGTGTGCTCGGTCCGGTGCTGGTCAACTACCTGCGTGAATATCAGCTGAGCATCGGCGTTGAACGCGCGGCTGCTTACGACATCACTCTGTACATCCTCGCCGGCCTGTTGGTGCTGGGCTTCCTGTGCAACCTGCTGGTACGTCCGGTGGACGACAAGTACTTCATGACCGACGCCGAACTGGCTGCCGAGCAGGCGCTGGGCCACGACAAAGGTGCCGACGCCAGCACGGTTCTGGAGTGGAAAGCCGCACCGGGCACCAAGCCGCTGGCAATCGCTGCATGGCTGGTTGTAGGTATTCCGTTGGCGTGGGGTGTGTGGGTGACCCTGCAGAAGACGGCGGTACTGTTTCACTAAGTAAAAACGCTGTAACCCTGTAGGAGTGAGCCTGCTCGCGATAGCGGTCTGACAGTCGACAGAAATGTTGAATGTGAGGGCCCCATCGCGAGCAGGCTCACTCCTACAGTTGTTTTTGGGGTACCTGTAATGGCTTGTATGGACATGTCTACCCGCGACAGCCGGGGCTTCTGTCCGTCAGGCATATCACGTCTCGTGTTTCTGTTTCGGCCCCGCGTGCCTATAATGGCTGCCTTTTTCGCCCAATGATTTTGCGGAGCTGGTGATGGCCGAACGTAAGGCGTCTGTCGAGCGCGACACTCTGGAAACCCAGATCAAAGCCTCGATCAACCTTGATGGCACCGGAAAGGCCCGATTCGATATCGGTGTTCCTTTTCTTGAGCACATGCTGGATCAGATCGCCCGTCACGGGTTGATCGACCTGGATATCGAATGCAAGGGCGATCTGCATATCGACGACCACCATACGGTGGAAGACGTCGGTATCACCCTCGGTCAGGCGTTTGCCAAAGCCATCGGCGATAAAAAAGGCATCCGTCGCTATGGTCACGCCTACGTGCCGCTTGATGAAGCGCTATCGCGCGTGGTGATCGATTTCTCCGGTCGTCCTGGCCTGCAGATGCACGTGCCGTACACCCGCGCCACCGTCGGCGGCTTCGACGTCGACCTGTTCCAGGAATTCTTCCAGGGCTTCGTCAACCACGCGCTGGTCAGCCTGCACATCGACAACCTGCGTGGCACCAACACCCACCACCAGATCGAAACCGTGTTCAAGGCTTTCGGCCGCGCGCTGCGCATGGCCGTCGAGCTGGATGAGCGCATGGCCGGGCAAATGCCATCGACCAAAGGCGTTCTGTAATGCAGACGGTTGCAGTTATCGACTACGGCATGGGCAACCTGCACTCGGTGGCCAAGGCCCTCGAGCACGTCGGTGCCGGCAAGGTGCTGATCACCAGCGACGCTGACGTGATCCGCGAAGCCGACCGCGTGGTATTCCCAGGTGTTGGCGCAATTCGCGACTGCATGGCGGAGATCCGTCGCCTCGGTTTCGATTCTCTGGTGCGTGAAGTCAGTCAGGATCGCCCATTCCTCGGCATCTGTGTCGGCATGCAAGCCTTGCTCGACACCAGCGAAGAGAACGACGGCGTCGACTGCATCGGCCTGTTCCCGGGCGCGGTGAAGTTCTTCGGCAAAGACCTGCATGAAGACGGCGAGCACCTGAAAGTCCCGCACATGGGCTGGAACGAAGTGCAGCAGAA from Pseudomonas sp. P8_229 encodes:
- the gabP gene encoding GABA permease; the encoded protein is MSSTPSSNGLEQGLKPRHVTMLSIAGVIGAGLFVGSGHAIAAAGPAVLLAYAAAGTLVVLVMRMLGEMAVASPDTGSFSTYADRAIGHWAGFTIGWLYWWFWVLVIPLEANAAATILHAWFPGVGIWAFALIITMLLTVTNLFSVKNYGEFEFWFALIKVLAIIGFIILGLAAIFGFLPNSQVSGVSHLFDSGGFLPNGMGAVLGAILTTMFSFMGTEIVTIAAAESKNPGKQISKATNSVIWRIGLFYLVSIFIVVALVPWNDPTLANLGSYQTVLERMGIPNAKMIVDIVVLVAVTSCLNSALYTSSRMLFSLGKRGDAPAMSTRTNKSGTPYWAVMLSTGAAFLCTFANYVAPAAVFEFLLASSGAIALLVYLVIAFSQLRMRKQRMARGEKIVFSMWLFPGLTYAVIIFIVAALTIMLFQEAHRVEILATGLLSLLVVAAGLLVARRRKLEKRGAVVLN
- the mutY gene encoding A/G-specific adenine glycosylase, producing the protein MRAEQFSTAVLEWFDRHGRHDLPWQQGINPYRVWVSEIMLQQTQVSTVLNYFDRFMAALPTVQALAEAPEDEVLHLWTGLGYYTRARNLQKTAKIVVSQYGGEFPRDVEKLTDLPGIGLSTAGAIASISMGLRAPILDGNVKRVLARFTAQEGYPGEPKVAKQLWANAERFTPHDRVNAYTQAMMDLGATLCTRSKPSCLLCPLEKGCEAHMLGLETRYPIPKPRKAIPQKRTLMPMLANGDGAILLYRRPSSGLWGGLWSLPELDELDDLQHLADQHSLTMGEQQALPSLVHTFSHFQLSIEPWLVQVQEAAHHVAEADWLWYNLATPPRLGLAAPVKTLLERAAAVLNAGESS
- a CDS encoding PDDEXK nuclease domain-containing protein, producing the protein MSQVKPTDAQDPKIDSLLGELGELIRQARQKVLRAVDTIQVQTCWQIGRHIVEFEQQGAQRAGYGKQLLALLAKDLTAQFGKGFDDRNLRYMRSFYQLFPIWNAVRSELSWTHYRRLLGVTSDKARRWYMEESANLNWSSRALDRQINTLYYERLLMSRDKADLIEEASTNIAAMKPHPREFIRDPVMLEFLGLPSAGKVRESRLEQALIDHLQGFLLELGKGFSFVARQQRISTDGDDLYIDLVFYNYLLKCFVIIDLKRGKLSARDVGQMDMYVRMYDELKRSEGDKPTVGIILSAESNDSVARYSMLKGNEQLFASSYKTILPSEEELRAELNREQALIEERLSLQSPE
- a CDS encoding alpha/beta fold hydrolase, producing the protein MSCQDAPATQDMQSKSPVVTEKHGEAFKEVAADGFVLGGFTWRHALLDAQRPVVIINAATSVRCRHYSRFADYLFANGFDVITYDYRGIGESRPDSMKGLKASWTDWGALDFEAMLKRAQREFPGQPIDVVGHSFGGCAAGLGESGQVIRRLVTVGAQFAYWRDYAPEQRWRMFGKWHLLMPLLTRFCGYFPGKRLGWLEDTPVGVVRDWSTPTARYERRPSGRALMAKSARLPFGNVRARTLAISISDDPYGTIPAIERLLDYFSHARKTHLRIEPQDIGEQHVGHFAFFRSAYQATLWPIALTWLQTGELAPDSPGRTVPRS
- a CDS encoding AsmA family protein yields the protein MKAFGKILGLVLLGLLLIIVAAGFALTHLFDPNDYKDEIRQIARDKAHIELTLNGDIGWSLFPWLGLELHEASIATLINPTEPYADLQMLGLSVRVLPLLRREVQMSDVRVEGLNLRLKRDKNGHGNWEDIGKLPPPATPAGSPPPASAPVAEASAQPEKPPQPIRLDIDSLTVNNARVEYNDEQTGKQYSAESIQLSTGAVHDSTNIPLKATAFLSTNQPVLRVRTELSGELRIERALQRYKFEDMKLSGELTGDPLQGKAMTFSAQGQILLDKAANVAEWTGIKISANQLRALGELKVNDLDKTPQITGGISIAQFDMAKFVDSIGQTLPAMAEGSLSKVELVSRVAATPTSIALDNINLKLDDSSFSGRIAVEDFAKQSLRAILKADTFDVDRYLPPKSDKAKNATQVRQAEVASTEADAMAGAGSTPLPDKPSKSAWSTERLLPVERLAKLDVDADLSFGQLTLDKLPIQNAALKASGQGGLLTLENLRGGLYNGDFEAKGTLDVRPSAPVLNLQTRINRVPVEKILESQGKNPPVKGLVTLTSNVTGSGNSQQALIETLNGNASFVINNGVLLNANLEQQLCKGIATLNRKTLSGEPRGKDTPFQELKGNLTFRNGVASNPDLKVRIPGMTVNADGDIDLRVLGMDYRVGIVVEGDTSAMPDPACQVGEKFVGIEWPLRCRGPLELGAKACRVDNERLGQVATKMAGDKLSEKIDEKLGDKVSPELKNALKGLFKR
- a CDS encoding oxidative damage protection protein; protein product: MTRTIMCRKYKEELPALERAPFPGAKGQDIFDHVSAKAWADWQKHQTLLINEKRLNMMNAEDRKYLQGEMDKYFSGEDYAKAEGYVPPAE
- a CDS encoding YceK/YidQ family lipoprotein translates to MKGIMRIGSAMSLALLLAGCGTMMGRMNGDSAEPYYKGVDGNLHLLGVRGGDGMPSAVICYMMIVCPLITVVSLPVDAALDTVLLPVDYVNTL